A DNA window from Candidatus Bathyarchaeota archaeon contains the following coding sequences:
- a CDS encoding DUF72 domain-containing protein, protein MADLRLGTSGWSYREWIGPFYPDGETKMLQHYTRIFDTAEIDSTFYSYPTTGIVHGWLRYTPRDFVFSAKLPRVITHEKKLDLEQGVDEDLSRFTALMEPLQDRGKLFAILIQLPPGLKQNLGLLEEFFRILPESYRYAIEFRDKTWWNEETWKLLREYRVANTIVDEPLLPPEPVVTADFAYIRWHGRGRRPWYNYRYSIDELKPWIPRIMEVSEKTRNICGYFNNHYHGYAVENCLQILEMLGISKPEQTQMKERVEQYIDRHVVEGKLKVSATEPQFHLEATENIPLEWLLSSFMDRSRLERASEIRDTELTIDVKKPNLIKASIRDYVIIVDLDSKTITHDCADWTKRIQEKSFCKHVGKLFLTLPEDEAKRILREIYSTKDLWRFHTVS, encoded by the coding sequence ATGGCTGATCTGAGGCTAGGCACATCAGGCTGGAGCTACAGGGAGTGGATAGGCCCATTCTACCCCGATGGGGAGACCAAGATGCTCCAACACTACACCCGAATATTCGATACAGCCGAGATAGACTCAACCTTCTACTCTTACCCCACCACAGGCATTGTACACGGCTGGCTTAGATATACCCCAAGAGACTTCGTCTTCTCAGCGAAACTTCCAAGAGTGATAACACATGAGAAGAAGCTGGATCTGGAGCAGGGTGTGGATGAAGACTTGAGCAGGTTCACCGCACTGATGGAGCCCCTCCAAGATAGGGGTAAACTCTTCGCTATCCTCATTCAACTCCCTCCAGGACTGAAGCAAAACCTTGGGTTGCTCGAGGAATTCTTCAGAATCCTCCCTGAAAGTTACCGTTATGCGATAGAGTTCAGAGACAAGACGTGGTGGAACGAGGAGACGTGGAAACTCTTGAGAGAGTATCGAGTCGCCAACACGATCGTCGATGAGCCCCTCCTCCCACCGGAACCTGTTGTCACAGCTGACTTCGCTTATATCCGCTGGCACGGAAGAGGTAGAAGACCATGGTACAATTACCGATACTCAATAGATGAACTCAAGCCCTGGATCCCCAGGATAATGGAGGTATCTGAGAAGACGAGAAATATCTGCGGATACTTCAACAACCATTACCACGGATACGCCGTTGAGAATTGTCTACAAATCCTTGAGATGCTAGGTATCTCAAAGCCTGAACAGACTCAAATGAAGGAAAGAGTTGAACAATATATCGACCGTCATGTTGTTGAAGGAAAACTCAAAGTATCTGCCACAGAACCACAGTTTCATCTTGAAGCTACAGAGAACATCCCCTTGGAATGGTTGCTCTCAAGCTTCATGGATAGAAGCAGGCTTGAAAGAGCTTCGGAGATCAGAGATACCGAATTAACAATAGATGTGAAGAAACCGAACTTGATCAAGGCTAGCATCAGAGACTACGTAATAATAGTTGACCTCGATAGTAAAACCATTACACATGACTGCGCCGACTGGACCAAACGTATCCAAGAAAAATCCTTCTGTAAACATGTAGGCAAATTATTCCTGACCCTGCCGGAGGATGAGGCTAAAAGAATCTTAAGAGAAATATACTCAACTAAAGATTTATGGCGTTTTCATACAGTCTCCTGA
- a CDS encoding PIN domain-containing protein, which yields MTKEAASEAANLQDSLASRGETLDHRDALMLGIALAHGIKSVMSNDEDLKRVREVQVRGY from the coding sequence TTGACAAAGGAGGCGGCTAGCGAAGCTGCCAACCTACAGGATTCCCTAGCTTCAAGAGGAGAGACTTTAGATCATAGGGATGCCTTGATGTTAGGTATAGCGCTAGCACATGGCATTAAAAGTGTAATGAGCAACGATGAAGATCTGAAAAGGGTTCGGGAGGTTCAGGTTAGAGGCTATTAG
- a CDS encoding type II toxin-antitoxin system VapC family toxin: MKILDSFAWIEYFMGSTRGLKVKDYIEGTEPLYIPSICLTEIKTRYLRDRKDPTDRINLITERSFVIPLSVEIALLAADIKLRYKLHTIDAIVYATSQHRKLTLVTGDQHFKDLPNVEII; the protein is encoded by the coding sequence ATGAAAATTCTTGATTCCTTCGCATGGATAGAGTATTTCATGGGCTCAACAAGAGGCTTGAAAGTAAAGGATTACATAGAAGGCACCGAGCCCCTATACATACCTTCAATTTGTCTCACTGAGATTAAAACAAGATACTTGAGAGATAGAAAGGACCCAACAGACAGAATAAACCTCATAACTGAAAGAAGCTTTGTCATTCCTCTTAGTGTGGAGATAGCCCTCCTAGCCGCAGATATCAAACTGAGATATAAGCTTCACACGATAGATGCAATAGTGTATGCTACATCGCAACATAGAAAACTCACATTAGTCACTGGAGATCAACACTTTAAAGACTTACCCAACGTAGAGATAATTTAA
- a CDS encoding DUF523 domain-containing protein — protein MSLVSACLLGIDCRYDGRNSISGKVLRLIGKEILIPVCPEQLGGLATPREPMRIIGGGGSEVLDGKAKVINKIGEDVSKNLIKGAEETLKIVRSLGVRRAIFKSRSPSCGCGQIYDEASLRIVRGDGVATALLKRNGVEVITEEDL, from the coding sequence ATGAGTCTCGTCAGCGCTTGTCTTTTAGGAATAGATTGTAGATATGACGGCCGGAACAGTATCAGCGGGAAGGTACTGCGTCTGATTGGGAAGGAGATTTTGATACCTGTCTGCCCCGAGCAGCTTGGAGGTCTTGCAACACCGAGGGAACCTATGCGGATAATTGGCGGTGGGGGTTCAGAAGTGTTGGATGGAAAGGCCAAGGTCATAAACAAGATTGGAGAAGATGTCTCTAAGAACTTGATTAAAGGTGCTGAGGAGACCCTCAAGATAGTGAGGTCTCTGGGCGTGAGGAGGGCCATCTTCAAGTCTAGGAGCCCCTCCTGTGGATGTGGTCAAATCTACGACGAGGCATCCTTGAGAATTGTTAGAGGAGACGGAGTCGCAACAGCATTGTTGAAAAGAAACGGTGTCGAAGTCATAACAGAGGAAGACCTTTAG
- a CDS encoding DUF72 domain-containing protein: MREDCLVEILIGAGGWDYFNVPGDKLRNYARAFKAVEVNSTFYRIPPLNLVESWRMRVPEEFEFTVRCNRILSHKLRFEPSEESFEIFNSMRRICSVLRAQIIHIQTPQDFKLDRDACMRVSNFLSTVNLDGLRLAWELRGETNVGYDRFLQILQDHGIIHCVDLSRENPAYESNILYSRLFGKGHHNIYQFSNTELKEIYGKVRASRAERAYLNFHGVRMYSDAARLSVYESSGKFPKVTRSLGVDSALEVLKEDSKFPTNTSELIKHQGWKICEWGENEQLRLSEILGWIGEKTFKNISELEMELRKIEYQP; the protein is encoded by the coding sequence TTGCGGGAAGACTGTTTGGTTGAGATCCTGATAGGCGCCGGCGGATGGGATTACTTCAATGTTCCAGGGGATAAGCTTCGAAACTACGCCAGGGCCTTCAAGGCTGTTGAGGTGAACTCAACCTTCTACAGGATCCCACCACTGAATCTGGTTGAGAGTTGGAGGATGAGGGTTCCTGAAGAATTTGAGTTCACGGTCAGATGCAACAGAATATTGAGTCATAAGCTTCGATTCGAGCCGTCTGAAGAATCCTTCGAGATTTTTAATAGTATGAGGAGAATCTGCTCCGTATTGAGGGCGCAGATAATTCACATACAGACCCCACAAGACTTCAAATTGGATAGAGACGCATGTATGAGAGTTAGTAACTTTCTCTCTACAGTGAATCTTGATGGTCTGAGGTTGGCGTGGGAGCTAAGGGGTGAAACAAACGTTGGTTACGATAGATTCCTCCAAATCCTACAGGATCATGGGATCATCCATTGTGTCGACCTTTCAAGGGAGAACCCAGCCTATGAAAGTAACATATTATATTCCCGCCTCTTCGGTAAAGGCCACCATAACATCTACCAGTTCTCCAATACTGAGTTAAAGGAGATATATGGTAAGGTTAGAGCGAGTAGGGCTGAGAGGGCCTACCTCAACTTTCACGGTGTGAGAATGTATAGTGACGCGGCTAGACTCAGCGTCTACGAATCTTCCGGAAAATTTCCGAAAGTAACAAGGAGTCTCGGGGTCGACTCAGCCCTCGAAGTCTTAAAGGAAGACTCAAAGTTCCCCACAAACACTTCAGAGTTGATCAAGCATCAAGGCTGGAAAATCTGTGAGTGGGGGGAGAATGAGCAGCTCCGGTTATCTGAGATCTTAGGATGGATTGGTGAGAAGACGTTCAAGAACATCTCGGAACTGGAGATGGAACTTCGTAAGATAGAATATCAACCATGA
- a CDS encoding type II toxin-antitoxin system VapC family toxin — MAQVQVFVVDASVAVKWYVEEDLRDKALRLRDDLLSGAVDLEAPSLILYEVGNAIRHHPGATEDECANAVTQLRNIGIIIRELDDSCMKIAAKIAFEEKLTFYDAVYLSLAKSRKAKFLTADKELYDQLSKKNRAISMLLKDYE; from the coding sequence TTGGCGCAAGTTCAGGTATTCGTCGTCGACGCCTCCGTAGCTGTAAAATGGTATGTAGAAGAAGATCTCAGGGATAAAGCACTTAGACTGAGAGATGATCTCCTTTCTGGAGCAGTCGACCTGGAAGCACCGAGTCTCATACTTTATGAAGTCGGAAACGCGATCAGACACCACCCTGGCGCAACAGAAGACGAATGTGCAAACGCTGTGACACAGTTAAGGAATATTGGAATAATAATTCGTGAACTTGACGATTCCTGTATGAAAATCGCAGCAAAGATTGCTTTCGAAGAGAAGTTGACATTCTATGATGCGGTTTACCTATCATTGGCGAAGAGCAGAAAAGCGAAATTCCTCACAGCCGACAAAGAACTATATGATCAGCTCAGCAAGAAAAACAGAGCAATATCCATGCTCCTTAAAGACTACGAGTGA
- a CDS encoding radical SAM protein, whose protein sequence is MPYDPLKLADNIERIVVDGDLRKYYRVARPGRWYGGIATADCCGCFLRCVFCWSGKPRDNPENIGRFYSPRQIFESLDSCARRFGYRQLRVSGNEPTIGVEHLLKLLELVEESSYRFILESNGILIDREYARRLSKFKCLHVRISIKGTSREEFTLLTGAEPAGFDLQLDSLRNLLDAGVPCHPAVMLSFSRKEKFEDLKKLLREIDSGLAREVEEEHVFLYPHVVERLNKAGVKPFTSYSPNEIPKELI, encoded by the coding sequence ATGCCATACGATCCTTTGAAGTTAGCTGATAATATTGAGAGAATAGTTGTCGATGGAGATCTTAGAAAATATTATAGGGTCGCAAGGCCTGGACGATGGTATGGAGGGATAGCGACAGCTGACTGCTGCGGCTGCTTCTTGAGGTGTGTCTTCTGCTGGAGTGGGAAACCGAGAGACAACCCTGAAAATATCGGAAGATTCTACTCGCCGAGGCAAATATTTGAGAGCCTCGACTCATGTGCTAGAAGATTCGGTTATAGACAGTTGAGGGTGAGTGGAAATGAGCCGACGATAGGTGTGGAACACCTTTTGAAACTACTTGAACTAGTTGAAGAGTCGAGCTACAGGTTCATCTTGGAGTCGAATGGAATATTGATAGACAGAGAATATGCTAGAAGATTGTCAAAATTCAAATGTCTACATGTGAGAATATCAATAAAAGGAACGAGCAGAGAAGAGTTCACGTTACTTACAGGAGCTGAACCTGCAGGATTCGATCTACAACTAGACTCTCTAAGAAACCTTCTTGATGCGGGTGTACCATGCCACCCAGCAGTCATGCTGTCCTTCAGTCGAAAGGAAAAATTTGAAGACCTGAAAAAACTATTGAGGGAGATAGATTCCGGCTTAGCAAGAGAGGTTGAGGAGGAGCATGTCTTTCTATATCCACATGTCGTAGAGAGACTGAATAAAGCTGGTGTTAAACCATTCACATCATACAGTCCAAACGAGATCCCTAAAGAGTTGATCTAA
- a CDS encoding PIN domain-containing protein, whose amino-acid sequence MFLVETEFLFGLIPGDPWNRFVEEALDLIKESGVDIRCLAGGVLEVVFVAKSQNKRESEIRAGVAAMLGKMRMHGIKIVEPIDLKDILGCLSLRELYNITFYDALHASSSLNRSATIISNDETYDRIPRLKRLSIRDFIENIKP is encoded by the coding sequence ATGTTCCTAGTTGAAACAGAGTTTCTCTTCGGACTTATCCCTGGCGATCCATGGAATAGATTTGTTGAAGAAGCCCTTGACCTGATTAAGGAAAGTGGGGTGGATATCCGCTGTCTTGCCGGCGGCGTCCTTGAGGTTGTCTTTGTAGCCAAATCTCAGAATAAGAGAGAGTCTGAGATAAGGGCTGGAGTAGCGGCCATGTTGGGCAAGATGAGAATGCATGGCATCAAAATCGTTGAACCCATAGACTTGAAGGATATCCTAGGCTGCCTCTCACTCCGAGAACTTTACAATATAACCTTCTACGACGCCCTCCACGCTTCCTCGAGCCTAAACCGTTCAGCAACAATCATCTCAAACGACGAAACCTACGACAGAATACCCAGACTCAAACGGCTATCTATCCGAGACTTTATTGAAAACATCAAACCATAA
- a CDS encoding rhomboid family intramembrane serine protease: MLPVKDIVERRTFPAVNLTLIAVNTLVFLWSLTDFDHIVSRYGFTPLNWSLLTIFTSMFLHGGFDHLIGNMWYLWIFGDNVEDRLGHFGYLIFYLSSGLAATFIHYMSDPISNVTAVGASGAISGVIGAYAVFYPRAKVLVLIRFYLTAVSAFTMIGLWFLMQLVFGTLSLIGGVGSGIAYWAHIGGFTFGLLIGLTLKSKRLMFSEYHH, from the coding sequence ATGCTTCCAGTCAAAGATATTGTTGAGAGAAGAACTTTCCCAGCAGTAAATCTTACCTTAATAGCTGTAAATACGTTGGTTTTTCTGTGGAGCCTCACAGATTTTGATCACATAGTGTCCAGATACGGGTTTACACCTTTAAACTGGAGTCTACTCACAATATTCACTTCGATGTTTCTGCATGGTGGATTCGACCATCTCATAGGTAACATGTGGTACCTATGGATATTTGGGGACAATGTTGAGGATAGACTTGGACACTTCGGATATCTGATCTTCTACTTGTCCTCAGGCCTAGCAGCAACTTTCATTCACTACATGTCAGATCCAATCTCAAACGTCACAGCTGTAGGCGCTTCAGGAGCCATATCTGGCGTCATAGGAGCATACGCAGTATTTTATCCAAGAGCCAAGGTTCTGGTGCTGATCAGATTCTACCTGACAGCAGTCTCAGCCTTCACAATGATAGGACTATGGTTCCTGATGCAACTAGTCTTCGGAACATTGAGCCTCATCGGCGGAGTAGGAAGCGGCATCGCTTACTGGGCCCATATAGGCGGATTCACCTTCGGCTTATTGATAGGACTCACCTTGAAGTCTAAAAGATTAATGTTTAGCGAGTATCATCACTAA
- a CDS encoding antitoxin VapB family protein, translating to MGGHKTLTISEEAYRRLAEIKQNNESFTDVIIRLTERRIHLSKHSGAWKDVDDSEIKRVFGEIEEAWRKGWPS from the coding sequence ATGGGTGGACATAAAACTCTCACAATCAGCGAGGAAGCTTACAGAAGGTTAGCGGAGATTAAACAGAATAACGAAAGTTTCACCGATGTCATCATCCGTCTAACCGAAAGGAGGATTCATCTATCTAAGCATTCAGGGGCTTGGAAGGATGTCGACGACTCTGAAATTAAGCGGGTCTTCGGAGAAATTGAGGAGGCATGGCGTAAAGGATGGCCAAGCTAG
- a CDS encoding AbrB/MazE/SpoVT family DNA-binding domain-containing protein, which yields MSATSPFMVSILETVQVSDKYRIVISEGVRKSVPIEVGQEVLEIPLGDAILIIPLPKDPDKVLRKYLGDVRFSRRARENAEKLMVDQAGKLP from the coding sequence GTGAGTGCCACCAGTCCTTTCATGGTGTCTATTTTGGAGACCGTCCAAGTGTCAGATAAGTATCGTATCGTCATATCTGAAGGTGTCCGTAAGTCAGTTCCAATAGAGGTTGGGCAAGAAGTCTTGGAGATTCCCCTAGGCGACGCCATCCTGATCATCCCTCTACCAAAGGACCCTGATAAAGTTCTGAGAAAGTATTTGGGCGACGTGAGGTTCAGTCGTAGAGCTAGGGAGAACGCAGAGAAACTGATGGTTGACCAGGCTGGAAAACTTCCATAA
- a CDS encoding cupin domain-containing protein, translating to MSITDASEIASWEVHPGCQLKVLASGDKITLTYERVEPGVEIPDHKHPNEQIGYCLEGEATFKIGGEKFLVKKGYSYTIPSNVTHSFKVTGKQEFVTVDAFSPTRPDLLRKEFAPQKQE from the coding sequence ATGTCAATAACAGATGCGTCGGAGATCGCTTCTTGGGAGGTTCATCCTGGGTGTCAACTGAAGGTTCTGGCAAGTGGGGATAAGATAACTCTCACCTATGAGAGGGTTGAGCCTGGGGTTGAGATACCTGACCATAAACATCCAAATGAGCAGATCGGATATTGCCTTGAGGGTGAGGCTACATTCAAGATAGGCGGAGAAAAATTCCTGGTCAAAAAAGGTTACAGTTACACCATACCTTCAAACGTGACGCATTCATTCAAAGTTACAGGCAAACAGGAGTTTGTAACAGTAGACGCATTCTCCCCAACAAGACCAGACCTGTTAAGGAAAGAATTCGCACCACAGAAACAAGAATAG